In Sphingomonas sp. R1, a single genomic region encodes these proteins:
- a CDS encoding prolyl oligopeptidase family serine peptidase, whose translation MRRALILPLLFASPAYAQTTKPETAAPMTKFAYPETRRVDVVDEQFGVKVADPYRWLENDVRNDAQVAAWVEAENKVTDAYLATLPGRDALKARIKQLFDYERFGAPDQKGGHYFYAHNSGLQNQAVLFVRDGLNGQGRVLIDPNGWSKDGATALAEWLPSEDGKLLAYSIQDGGSDWRTIKVLDVATGKDTGDTLSWAKFTMGVSWAKDGSGFFYSRYPEPPAEAKFQALNENHRIYFHTLGTPQSADRLVYETPATPRQSHGAVVTDDGRYLVILTSEGTDNKNLVHIVDLKDPAWKAKTVIGKLEHDWSPIGNVGTKFWFATDDGAPRQRIVTIDLADPALAPHEVVPEQKETLAGQSIVGERLILSYMVDAATEVRRYTLDGKADGKVALPGIGTASGFGGHPHDSETFFAFTSFNYPTTIFRYDVKTGKAEAWAQPKVAFEPKDYAVEQRFYASKDGTKVPMFIVKKKSVTGPAPTILYGYGGFNIPITPGFSAGRLAWLEQGGVFVVANIRGGGEYGKAWHDGGRLANKQNVFDDFIAAGEYLIQQGITGKGQLAIQGGSNGGLLVGAVTNQRPDLFAAALPAVGVMDMTRFDRFTAGRYWVDDYGYPSKEADFKRLYAYSPYHNIKSGVDYPAVLVSTADTDDRVVPGHSFKYTAALQHAAAGDKPHLIRIETRAGHGSGKPTDKVIEETADLWAFAARWTGLAIR comes from the coding sequence ATGCGCCGTGCATTGATCCTGCCGCTACTTTTCGCCAGCCCCGCCTATGCCCAGACCACCAAGCCGGAGACCGCCGCGCCGATGACCAAGTTCGCCTATCCCGAAACCCGCCGCGTCGATGTGGTGGACGAACAGTTCGGGGTGAAGGTCGCCGATCCCTATCGCTGGCTGGAAAACGACGTCCGCAACGACGCGCAGGTCGCCGCCTGGGTCGAGGCCGAGAACAAGGTGACGGACGCCTATCTCGCGACGCTGCCGGGCCGGGATGCGCTGAAGGCGCGGATCAAGCAGCTGTTTGACTACGAGCGCTTCGGCGCGCCCGATCAGAAGGGCGGCCATTATTTCTACGCGCACAATAGCGGCCTGCAGAACCAGGCGGTGCTGTTCGTGCGCGACGGCCTCAACGGCCAGGGCCGCGTGCTGATCGATCCCAATGGCTGGTCCAAGGACGGCGCAACCGCGCTTGCCGAGTGGCTGCCCAGCGAGGACGGCAAGCTGCTGGCCTATTCGATCCAGGATGGCGGCAGCGACTGGCGCACGATCAAGGTGCTCGACGTCGCCACCGGCAAGGACACCGGCGACACGCTGAGCTGGGCCAAGTTCACCATGGGCGTGAGCTGGGCGAAGGACGGCAGCGGCTTCTTCTATTCGCGCTACCCCGAGCCCCCGGCCGAGGCGAAGTTCCAGGCGCTGAACGAGAACCACCGGATCTATTTTCATACGCTCGGCACGCCGCAATCGGCGGACCGACTGGTCTACGAGACACCCGCCACGCCGCGGCAGAGCCACGGCGCGGTCGTTACCGATGATGGCCGCTATCTGGTGATCCTCACCAGCGAGGGGACGGACAACAAGAACCTCGTCCACATCGTCGACCTGAAGGACCCCGCCTGGAAGGCGAAGACGGTGATCGGCAAACTGGAACATGACTGGTCGCCGATCGGCAATGTCGGCACGAAGTTCTGGTTCGCGACCGATGACGGCGCCCCGCGCCAGCGGATCGTCACGATCGATCTCGCCGATCCCGCGCTGGCGCCGCACGAAGTGGTGCCGGAGCAGAAGGAAACACTCGCCGGCCAGTCGATCGTCGGCGAGCGGCTGATCCTCAGCTACATGGTCGATGCGGCCACCGAGGTGCGCCGCTACACGCTGGACGGCAAGGCGGATGGGAAGGTCGCGTTGCCCGGCATTGGCACGGCCAGCGGCTTTGGCGGGCATCCGCATGACAGCGAGACCTTCTTCGCCTTCACCAGCTTCAACTATCCGACGACGATCTTCCGCTACGACGTGAAGACCGGCAAGGCGGAAGCCTGGGCGCAGCCCAAGGTCGCGTTCGAACCGAAGGACTATGCGGTCGAGCAGCGCTTCTACGCGTCGAAGGATGGCACCAAGGTGCCGATGTTCATCGTCAAGAAGAAGAGCGTGACCGGACCGGCGCCGACGATCCTCTACGGCTATGGCGGGTTCAACATTCCGATCACGCCCGGCTTCTCGGCGGGCCGCCTGGCCTGGCTGGAGCAGGGCGGCGTGTTCGTCGTGGCGAACATTCGCGGCGGCGGCGAATATGGCAAGGCGTGGCACGATGGCGGTCGCCTCGCCAACAAGCAGAATGTGTTCGACGATTTCATCGCGGCCGGCGAATATCTGATCCAGCAGGGCATCACCGGCAAGGGCCAGCTGGCGATCCAGGGCGGGTCGAATGGCGGGCTGCTGGTCGGCGCGGTCACCAACCAGCGCCCGGACCTGTTCGCGGCGGCCCTGCCCGCGGTGGGCGTGATGGACATGACCCGCTTCGACCGGTTCACTGCCGGGCGCTACTGGGTGGATGATTACGGCTATCCGTCGAAGGAGGCCGACTTCAAGCGGCTCTACGCCTATTCGCCCTATCACAACATCAAGAGCGGCGTGGACTATCCGGCGGTGCTGGTAAGCACGGCGGACACCGATGATCGGGTCGTGCCCGGGCATAGCTTCAAATACACCGCGGCGCTCCAGCATGCGGCGGCAGGCGACAAGCCGCATCTGATCCGCATCGAGACTCGCGCCGGCCACGGATCGGGCAAGCCGACCGACAAGGTGATCGAGGAAACCGCCGATCTGTGGGCCTTCGCTGCCAGGTGGACCGGCCTGGCGATCCGCTGA
- the rpmD gene encoding 50S ribosomal protein L30, whose protein sequence is MAKIKIKQIGSPIRRTKDQRATLIGLGLNKMHKVSELEDTPEVRGMIRKLPHMVEVIEG, encoded by the coding sequence ATGGCGAAGATCAAGATCAAGCAGATCGGCTCGCCGATCCGCCGCACCAAGGATCAGCGCGCCACGCTGATCGGCCTTGGCCTCAACAAGATGCACAAGGTTTCGGAGCTCGAGGACACCCCCGAGGTCCGCGGCATGATCCGCAAGCTGCCGCACATGGTCGAGGTGATCGAGGGCTGA
- the rplO gene encoding 50S ribosomal protein L15: MKLNELNDNQGARHRRMRIGRGIGSGKGKTGGRGVKGQKSREGVSIKGFEGGQMPLHMRLPKRGFNNIFAKDYAEVNLGEIQKAVDSGKLTGTDIDHAALKAAGLARGGKDGVRLLGKGELTAKLNFTVAGVSAGAREAVEKAGGSVTVPEIVPAAEKHKAKHRTAQAAAKAAKQG; the protein is encoded by the coding sequence ATGAAGCTAAACGAACTCAACGACAACCAGGGCGCCCGTCATCGCCGCATGCGCATCGGCCGTGGTATCGGCTCGGGCAAGGGCAAGACCGGCGGCCGCGGCGTCAAGGGTCAGAAGAGCCGCGAAGGCGTCTCGATCAAGGGCTTCGAGGGCGGTCAGATGCCGCTCCACATGCGTCTGCCGAAGCGCGGCTTCAACAACATCTTCGCCAAGGACTATGCCGAGGTGAACCTGGGCGAGATCCAGAAGGCTGTTGATTCGGGCAAGCTGACCGGCACCGACATCGATCACGCCGCGCTGAAGGCCGCTGGCCTGGCCCGTGGCGGCAAGGACGGTGTCCGTCTGCTCGGCAAGGGCGAGCTGACCGCCAAGCTGAACTTCACCGTTGCCGGCGTGTCGGCCGGTGCGCGTGAGGCGGTCGAGAAGGCCGGTGGTTCGGTCACCGTGCCGGAGATCGTTCCGGCCGCCGAGAAGCACAAGGCGAAGCACCGCACGGCCCAGGCCGCTGCCAAGGCCGCCAAGCAGGGCTGA
- the secY gene encoding preprotein translocase subunit SecY, protein MASAADQLASSINLAKFSKATDLKKRLWFTLGALIVFRMLSYVPLPGIDPTALGLLAQQTQGGVLDFFNNFTGGALSRMSIVAMGVMPYITASIVIQLATSLSPQLNAIKKEGESGRKRLNQYTRYGTVLLTAVQGYFLVQGLEAAGAAKGLSPVVEPGLAFTLTAVVSLIGGTMFLMWIGEQITSRGIGNGISLIIMAGIVARLPVTLVQLFESGRSGSIDPLRLIFVIVGVALLVLFICFMERAQRRILIQYPKRQTARGVQAERSHLPLKLNTAGVIPPIFASSLLLLPLTITQFAGQAVSGESWWGDLVSNLNIWLRHGSPIYMSLYAAGIIFFSFFYTAVVFNPEETADNLKRYGGFIPGIRPGKNTEQYFDYVLTRITVIGAAYLTIICLVPEWAFSAMSIPFLMGGTSLLIVVNVTMDTVTQIQSHLLAHQYGDLIKKAKLKGGRAR, encoded by the coding sequence ATGGCATCCGCAGCCGACCAGCTGGCTTCCAGCATCAATCTGGCGAAGTTCAGCAAGGCCACCGACCTCAAGAAGCGCCTGTGGTTCACCCTCGGCGCACTGATCGTCTTCCGCATGCTGAGCTATGTGCCGCTGCCGGGCATCGACCCGACCGCGCTCGGCCTGCTTGCGCAGCAGACCCAGGGCGGCGTGCTCGATTTCTTCAACAACTTCACCGGCGGCGCGCTGTCGCGCATGTCGATCGTGGCGATGGGCGTGATGCCCTACATCACCGCGTCGATCGTCATCCAGCTCGCGACCTCGCTGTCGCCGCAGCTCAACGCGATCAAGAAGGAAGGCGAGAGCGGTCGCAAGCGGCTGAATCAGTACACCCGCTACGGCACCGTGCTGCTCACCGCCGTCCAGGGCTATTTCCTGGTGCAGGGCCTCGAGGCTGCCGGCGCTGCCAAGGGCCTGAGCCCGGTGGTCGAGCCCGGCCTTGCCTTCACCCTCACCGCCGTGGTCAGCCTCATCGGCGGCACCATGTTCCTGATGTGGATCGGTGAGCAGATCACCAGCCGCGGCATCGGCAACGGCATCTCGCTGATCATCATGGCCGGCATCGTCGCCCGCCTGCCGGTCACGCTCGTCCAGCTGTTCGAGAGCGGCCGTTCGGGCTCGATCGACCCGCTGCGCCTGATCTTCGTGATCGTCGGCGTCGCGCTGCTCGTGCTGTTCATCTGCTTCATGGAGCGTGCCCAGCGCCGCATCCTGATCCAGTATCCGAAGCGCCAGACCGCGCGCGGCGTCCAGGCCGAGCGCAGCCACCTGCCGCTCAAGCTCAACACCGCCGGCGTGATCCCTCCGATCTTCGCCTCGTCGCTGCTGCTGCTGCCGCTGACCATCACCCAGTTCGCCGGCCAGGCCGTGTCGGGCGAGAGCTGGTGGGGCGATCTGGTGTCGAACCTCAACATCTGGCTGCGCCATGGTTCGCCGATCTACATGTCGCTCTATGCGGCGGGCATCATCTTCTTCTCGTTCTTCTACACCGCCGTCGTCTTCAATCCGGAAGAGACCGCGGACAATCTGAAGCGCTATGGCGGGTTCATCCCGGGCATCCGTCCGGGCAAAAACACCGAGCAGTATTTCGATTATGTGCTGACCCGCATCACCGTGATCGGTGCAGCCTATCTGACCATCATCTGCCTGGTCCCGGAATGGGCGTTCTCCGCGATGAGCATCCCGTTCCTGATGGGCGGCACTAGCCTTCTCATCGTCGTCAACGTAACCATGGATACGGTGACGCAGATCCAGTCGCACCTGCTGGCCCACCAGTATGGCGACCTGATCAAGAAGGCGAAGCTCAAGGGCGGCCGCGCGCGCTGA
- the rpsM gene encoding 30S ribosomal protein S13, translating into MARIAGVNIPTNKRVVIALQYIHGIGPAKAKELTTQLGIAPERRVQDLSDQEVLQIREAIDAGYTVEGDLRRQVAMNIKRLMDLACYRGLRHRKGLPVRGQRTHTNARTRKGKAKPIAGKKK; encoded by the coding sequence ATGGCACGTATTGCGGGTGTTAACATCCCGACCAACAAGCGCGTCGTCATCGCGCTGCAGTATATCCACGGCATCGGCCCCGCAAAGGCCAAGGAACTGACCACGCAGCTCGGCATCGCGCCGGAGCGCCGCGTGCAGGACCTGAGCGACCAGGAAGTGCTGCAGATCCGCGAAGCGATCGACGCCGGCTACACCGTGGAAGGTGATCTTCGTCGCCAGGTGGCGATGAACATCAAGCGCCTGATGGACCTGGCCTGCTATCGCGGCCTGCGTCACCGCAAGGGCCTGCCGGTCCGCGGCCAGCGCACGCACACCAATGCGCGCACCCGCAAGGGCAAGGCCAAGCCGATCGCCGGCAAGAAGAAGTAA
- a CDS encoding DNA-directed RNA polymerase subunit alpha, producing the protein MSVNAKNWQELKKPNGLEKKPGGDPKRKSTFVAEPLERGFGLTLGNALRRVLLSSLQGAAVTSIKIENVLHEFSSLAGVREDVTDIVLNVKQIALKMQGEGPKRLQLSATGPAEVKAGDIAVSGDIEVMNPELVICHLDDGATLNMELTADVGKGYVPATANRPADAPIGLIPVDALFSPVRQVSYKVENTRVGQELDYDKLTLTVETDGTVTPEDSLAYAARILQDQLALFVHFDDSSITRAAPVGMAPAAAPAEGGAGDAAQINRYLLKKVDELELSVRSANCLKNDNIIYIGDLVQKTEAEMLRTPNFGRKSLNEIKEVLSSMGLRLGMEIPGWPPENIEEMAKKLEQEIMG; encoded by the coding sequence GTGTCGGTCAACGCTAAGAACTGGCAGGAACTCAAGAAGCCCAACGGCCTCGAGAAGAAGCCCGGTGGCGATCCCAAGCGGAAGTCGACGTTCGTCGCCGAGCCGCTGGAGCGTGGCTTCGGCCTCACGCTCGGCAACGCGCTGCGTCGCGTGCTGCTGTCGTCGCTGCAGGGCGCGGCGGTCACCTCGATCAAGATCGAGAACGTGCTGCACGAATTCTCGTCGCTCGCCGGCGTGCGCGAGGACGTGACCGACATCGTCCTCAACGTGAAGCAGATCGCGCTCAAGATGCAGGGCGAAGGCCCGAAGCGTCTGCAGCTGTCGGCCACCGGCCCGGCGGAAGTCAAGGCAGGCGACATCGCGGTTTCGGGCGACATCGAAGTGATGAACCCCGAGCTGGTGATCTGCCACCTCGACGACGGCGCGACCCTGAACATGGAACTGACCGCGGACGTGGGTAAGGGCTATGTGCCCGCCACCGCGAACCGCCCGGCGGATGCACCGATCGGCCTGATCCCGGTCGATGCGCTGTTCAGCCCGGTGCGTCAGGTCTCGTATAAGGTCGAGAACACCCGCGTCGGCCAGGAGCTCGACTACGACAAGCTCACGCTGACCGTCGAGACCGACGGCACGGTGACGCCTGAGGACTCGCTGGCCTATGCCGCGCGGATCCTGCAGGACCAGCTGGCGCTGTTCGTCCACTTCGACGATTCGTCGATCACCCGGGCAGCCCCGGTCGGCATGGCGCCGGCAGCGGCACCGGCGGAAGGTGGCGCAGGCGATGCCGCGCAGATCAACCGCTATCTGCTCAAGAAGGTCGACGAGCTGGAGCTTTCGGTCCGCTCGGCCAACTGCCTCAAGAACGACAACATCATCTACATCGGCGATCTGGTCCAGAAGACCGAAGCCGAGATGCTGCGCACGCCGAACTTCGGCCGCAAGTCGCTCAACGAGATCAAGGAAGTCCTCTCCAGCATGGGCCTGCGCCTGGGCATGGAAATCCCGGGCTGGCCGCCCGAGAACATCGAGGAAATGGCCAAGAAGCTCGAACAGGAGATCATGGGCTGA
- a CDS encoding SMI1/KNR4 family protein: MPVSIPTMPQPTEDELLALAAHIGQSLPLSYIQFVMLHDGAKPGENVIKTSDNEVGVSRFIPVREAAALSGEIEGFPSSAIAFAEDDCGNYFYIAPSNGAVYFWDHELEGVDERMAEDASDFMAKLSPFDASTLQLRPGQVRSAWIDPSFKPEF, from the coding sequence ATGCCTGTTTCGATACCAACTATGCCGCAGCCAACGGAGGATGAACTGCTCGCGCTAGCCGCGCATATCGGGCAGTCTCTGCCGCTCAGCTACATACAATTCGTCATGCTTCACGATGGCGCCAAGCCAGGGGAAAACGTAATCAAAACTTCAGATAATGAAGTGGGCGTGTCACGCTTCATTCCTGTCCGCGAAGCGGCTGCCCTTAGCGGTGAAATTGAGGGGTTCCCTTCCAGCGCCATAGCGTTCGCCGAAGACGATTGCGGTAACTACTTTTACATCGCTCCTTCGAATGGCGCGGTGTATTTCTGGGATCACGAGTTAGAAGGCGTGGATGAACGCATGGCGGAGGATGCTAGTGATTTTATGGCAAAACTCAGTCCGTTTGATGCGTCAACGCTGCAACTTCGTCCGGGTCAAGTTCGAAGCGCATGGATCGACCCATCGTTCAAACCGGAGTTTTGA
- a CDS encoding adenylate kinase, with the protein MNIILLGPPGAGKGTQAKRLETERGMVQLSTGDMLRAAVKAGTPTGLKAKAVMEAGQLVSDEIVSGIIGERLDMADTEKGAIFDGYPRTYAQAESLDALLSERGRQLDYVIELLVNEEALVDRVEGRFTCAKCGEGYHDKYKLPKTDGVCDVCGSTEFKRRPDDNAETVRTRMAEYRAKTAPILPFYEEKGLVRRVDGMADIDEVTRQIAAVLDGQG; encoded by the coding sequence TTGAATATCATCCTGTTGGGTCCGCCGGGGGCCGGTAAGGGCACCCAGGCGAAGCGTCTCGAAACCGAGCGCGGCATGGTGCAGCTGTCGACGGGCGACATGCTGCGCGCCGCGGTGAAGGCCGGGACGCCCACGGGCCTGAAGGCCAAGGCAGTGATGGAGGCGGGCCAGCTCGTCTCCGACGAGATCGTCTCGGGCATCATCGGCGAGCGGCTGGACATGGCCGATACCGAGAAGGGCGCGATCTTCGACGGCTATCCGCGCACCTATGCGCAGGCCGAATCGCTCGACGCGCTGCTCTCCGAGCGGGGACGCCAGCTTGATTACGTCATCGAGCTGCTGGTCAACGAGGAGGCGCTGGTCGATCGCGTCGAGGGCCGCTTCACCTGCGCCAAGTGCGGCGAGGGCTATCACGACAAGTACAAGCTGCCCAAGACGGACGGTGTGTGCGACGTGTGTGGCTCGACCGAGTTCAAGCGCCGCCCCGACGACAATGCCGAGACGGTGCGCACCCGCATGGCCGAATACCGCGCCAAGACCGCGCCGATCCTGCCCTTCTACGAGGAGAAGGGGCTGGTCCGGCGAGTCGACGGCATGGCCGATATCGACGAAGTGACCCGGCAGATCGCCGCGGTGCTCGACGGGCAGGGATAA
- the rpsE gene encoding 30S ribosomal protein S5, which translates to MADEINTTDAPVEAQDAGQGASDQQQQGRGSRGGRGRGGPGGGDNRGRGGRDGNRGRRDDRRGGPQDDGGEELIEKLVHINRVSKTVKGGKRFGFAALVVVGDGKGRVGFGHGKAREVPEAISKATASAKKAMIRVPLKEGRTLHHDGNGHFGAGRVTVRSAPQGTGIIAGGPMRAIFESLGVADVVTKSVGTSNPYNMIRATFEALGEQTSPKSVAQRRGKKIADLLGRGGSQTAEADAAAVTE; encoded by the coding sequence ACCGACGCTCCGGTCGAGGCGCAGGACGCCGGCCAGGGAGCTTCGGACCAGCAGCAGCAGGGCCGTGGTTCGCGTGGCGGCCGTGGCCGCGGCGGCCCGGGCGGCGGTGACAACCGCGGCCGTGGCGGCCGTGACGGCAACCGCGGTCGTCGTGACGACCGTCGCGGTGGCCCGCAGGACGATGGTGGCGAGGAGCTCATCGAGAAGCTCGTCCACATCAACCGCGTGTCGAAGACCGTGAAGGGCGGTAAGCGCTTCGGCTTCGCAGCGCTCGTCGTCGTCGGCGACGGCAAGGGCCGTGTCGGCTTCGGTCATGGCAAGGCGCGCGAAGTGCCGGAAGCCATCTCGAAGGCGACCGCTTCGGCGAAGAAGGCGATGATCCGCGTTCCGCTGAAGGAAGGCCGCACGCTGCACCACGACGGCAATGGCCACTTCGGCGCTGGCCGCGTGACCGTCCGTTCGGCGCCCCAGGGTACCGGCATCATCGCCGGCGGCCCGATGCGCGCGATCTTCGAATCGCTGGGCGTGGCCGATGTGGTGACCAAGTCGGTCGGCACCTCGAACCCGTACAACATGATCCGCGCCACGTTCGAGGCACTGGGTGAGCAGACTTCGCCGAAGTCGGTCGCGCAGCGCCGTGGCAAGAAGATCGCCGACCTGCTCGGCCGCGGTGGTTCGCAGACCGCCGAGGCGGACGCTGCGGCCGTTACGGAGTAA
- the rplQ gene encoding 50S ribosomal protein L17, whose amino-acid sequence MRHRVGGRKLQRTSAHRIALFRNMSAALIKHEQITTTVAKAKELRPYVEKLITLAKKGGLSNRRLAHARLMDDAQLVKLFDVLAARYADRNGGYTRIIKAGIRASDASPMAIIEFVDRDVSAKGQDSGPVISDEDFDEAA is encoded by the coding sequence ATGCGCCATCGCGTAGGCGGCCGTAAGCTTCAGCGTACTTCGGCCCACCGTATTGCCCTGTTCCGCAACATGAGCGCCGCGCTCATCAAGCACGAGCAGATCACCACCACCGTCGCCAAGGCGAAGGAACTGCGTCCGTACGTCGAGAAGCTGATCACCCTCGCCAAGAAGGGTGGCCTGTCCAACCGTCGTCTCGCGCACGCCCGCCTGATGGACGACGCCCAGCTGGTGAAGCTGTTCGACGTGCTGGCCGCGCGCTATGCCGATCGCAACGGCGGCTACACCCGCATCATCAAGGCCGGCATCCGCGCTTCGGACGCGTCGCCGATGGCGATCATCGAGTTCGTCGACCGCGACGTCTCGGCCAAGGGCCAGGACTCGGGTCCGGTGATCTCGGACGAGGATTTCGACGAAGCCGCCTGA
- the rpsK gene encoding 30S ribosomal protein S11 yields MAREPQRIRRRERKNITAGVAHVNASFNNTMITITDAQGNAISWSSAGMMGFKGSRKSTPYAAQVAAEDAGRKAAEHGVRTLEVEVKGPGSGRESALRALQAVGFQITSIRDVTPIPHNGVRPSKRRRV; encoded by the coding sequence ATGGCACGTGAACCGCAGCGTATTCGCCGTCGCGAACGCAAGAACATCACCGCCGGCGTCGCGCATGTGAACGCCAGCTTCAACAACACCATGATCACCATCACCGACGCGCAGGGCAACGCGATCAGCTGGTCGTCGGCCGGCATGATGGGCTTCAAGGGCTCGCGCAAGTCGACCCCGTACGCAGCCCAGGTCGCCGCCGAAGACGCCGGCCGCAAGGCCGCCGAGCACGGCGTTCGCACCCTCGAGGTCGAGGTCAAGGGTCCGGGTTCGGGCCGCGAGTCGGCGCTCCGCGCGCTGCAGGCGGTCGGCTTCCAGATCACCTCGATCCGCGACGTGACGCCGATCCCGCACAACGGCGTCCGCCCCTCGAAGCGCCGTCGCGTCTGA
- a CDS encoding NPP1 family protein — MALLAVTPAAADVLDHDKVQPIAANASAVEFYYQPMIADGPDACNNYPAVDQWGNVGGGLYPSGAPDGHCRGTAGQVYSRMAEYYNKCAILYAYYFPKDQPPNYLGAFGGHRHDWESIVVWTEGCYVGAKIVKVNYSTHGKYSVNTNPPLFMGATGYLSNGMHPRLTYHATYLGFADHVLDPSLDNGRTQPLISWDRLPAAAKNTLNTYDFGSANVPMKDGGDYWKNLQKAWASTDVHNP; from the coding sequence ATGGCCCTGCTCGCCGTGACGCCCGCGGCCGCCGATGTGCTGGATCATGACAAGGTGCAGCCGATTGCCGCCAACGCCTCGGCGGTGGAATTCTACTATCAGCCGATGATCGCCGACGGCCCGGACGCCTGCAACAACTATCCGGCGGTGGATCAGTGGGGCAATGTCGGCGGCGGGCTCTATCCCTCGGGGGCGCCGGACGGCCATTGCCGCGGTACCGCCGGCCAAGTCTATTCGCGGATGGCCGAATATTACAACAAGTGCGCGATCCTGTACGCCTATTATTTCCCCAAGGATCAGCCGCCAAACTATCTCGGCGCCTTTGGCGGCCATCGCCATGACTGGGAAAGCATCGTGGTGTGGACGGAAGGCTGCTATGTCGGCGCCAAGATCGTGAAGGTCAATTATTCGACCCACGGCAAATATTCGGTGAACACCAACCCGCCGCTTTTCATGGGCGCGACCGGTTATCTAAGCAACGGCATGCACCCGCGGCTGACCTATCATGCCACCTATCTCGGCTTTGCCGATCACGTGCTCGACCCCTCGCTGGACAACGGCCGGACACAGCCGCTGATCAGCTGGGATCGCCTGCCCGCCGCGGCGAAGAACACGCTCAACACCTATGATTTCGGTAGTGCCAACGTGCCGATGAAGGATGGCGGCGATTACTGGAAAAATCTCCAGAAGGCCTGGGCTTCCACCGACGTGCACAATCCCTGA
- a CDS encoding cation:proton antiporter encodes MTAADLLPAPYILFLTGAGVLIALVAWLPLALRRLPLSLPIVCMGIGACLFLLPQITLEPLPWRYPHITERFSELIVVIALMGAGLKIDRVFGVRRWGITWRLIGITMPLSILGIAVLTEWALGVPVAVALLLAASLAPTDPVLASDVQVGPPKTGEEDEVRFGLTSEAGFNDGAAFPFVHLAILLATAAAAGKPWLVEWLSYRVAWEIAGGIGAGWLVGRAFGWLTFHIPAESKLVKTGDGLIALSATFVAYGLTEAVHAYGFLAVFVAALTFRHAHREHDFHHEMHTIIEQVERLVMMLLLILFGGALVSGLLAGVTWADAAVAAVILLVIRPLSGWVALLGYPAATGEKWTLSFFGIRGVGTIYYLAYGLNHMAVANAERLWGLAGLVVFLSILLHGLTVTPIMRSLDRRHGRDPDAAAAPPGERRAPAD; translated from the coding sequence ATGACTGCAGCCGACTTGCTTCCCGCGCCCTACATCCTGTTCCTAACCGGCGCGGGGGTGCTGATTGCGCTGGTCGCGTGGCTGCCGCTGGCCTTGCGGCGGCTGCCGCTGTCGCTGCCGATCGTGTGCATGGGGATCGGCGCCTGCCTGTTTCTCCTACCCCAGATCACGCTGGAGCCGCTGCCGTGGCGATATCCGCACATCACCGAGCGGTTCAGCGAACTGATCGTGGTCATCGCGCTGATGGGGGCCGGGCTGAAGATCGATCGCGTCTTCGGCGTGCGGCGCTGGGGTATTACGTGGCGGTTGATCGGCATCACCATGCCGCTCAGCATCCTCGGTATCGCGGTGCTCACAGAATGGGCCCTGGGCGTACCCGTCGCGGTTGCCCTGCTGCTTGCCGCAAGTCTGGCGCCCACCGATCCCGTCCTTGCGTCGGACGTGCAGGTCGGGCCACCCAAGACCGGCGAGGAGGACGAGGTCCGCTTCGGGCTGACGTCCGAAGCGGGATTCAACGACGGCGCGGCGTTTCCGTTCGTCCATCTCGCGATCCTGCTCGCCACCGCCGCCGCTGCCGGCAAGCCCTGGCTCGTCGAGTGGTTGAGCTACCGCGTCGCCTGGGAGATTGCCGGCGGCATCGGTGCTGGCTGGCTGGTCGGTCGGGCCTTTGGCTGGCTGACCTTCCACATCCCCGCCGAGAGCAAGCTGGTGAAGACGGGCGACGGGCTGATTGCGCTATCGGCAACCTTCGTCGCGTACGGGCTGACGGAGGCGGTGCATGCCTATGGTTTTCTCGCGGTGTTCGTGGCGGCACTGACCTTTCGCCACGCCCATCGCGAACATGATTTTCACCACGAGATGCACACCATCATCGAGCAGGTCGAACGGCTGGTGATGATGCTGCTGCTGATCCTGTTCGGCGGCGCGCTGGTCAGCGGGTTGCTCGCCGGGGTGACATGGGCCGATGCCGCGGTGGCCGCGGTGATCCTGCTCGTCATCCGTCCGCTGTCCGGGTGGGTCGCGCTGCTCGGCTATCCCGCCGCAACGGGCGAAAAGTGGACGCTGTCCTTCTTCGGCATTCGCGGCGTCGGGACGATCTACTATCTGGCCTATGGCCTCAACCACATGGCGGTGGCGAATGCGGAGCGGCTCTGGGGGCTTGCCGGGCTCGTCGTGTTTCTCTCGATACTGCTCCACGGCTTGACGGTGACGCCGATCATGCGCTCGCTCGACCGCCGGCACGGCCGAGATCCCGATGCGGCCGCCGCGCCGCCGGGGGAACGGCGCGCACCGGCGGACTGA